One Sanguibacter keddieii DSM 10542 genomic window carries:
- a CDS encoding aminoacyl-tRNA deacylase has product MTGERAIAALEAAGLEHTVRTIGKVSSLAEAAAALGVPPAGIVKTLVVRRAEDDYLFVLVPGDRTISWPKLRALLGVQRMSMPDASVAKEATGYERGTITPFGSTHAWPVVADERVVGPVSLGSGTHGVGITVDGLAAVEALGATVADVTEPA; this is encoded by the coding sequence CGCGCTCGAGGCTGCGGGCCTCGAGCACACCGTCCGCACCATCGGGAAGGTCTCGTCCCTCGCGGAGGCTGCCGCAGCGCTCGGCGTCCCGCCGGCGGGGATCGTGAAGACTCTCGTGGTGCGCCGCGCCGAGGACGACTACCTGTTCGTCCTGGTCCCCGGGGACCGCACCATCTCGTGGCCCAAGCTCCGGGCTCTGCTCGGCGTCCAGCGGATGTCGATGCCGGACGCTTCCGTGGCCAAGGAGGCCACGGGCTACGAGCGCGGCACCATCACGCCCTTCGGCTCGACCCACGCCTGGCCCGTGGTCGCCGACGAGCGCGTCGTCGGCCCGGTGTCCCTCGGCTCGGGGACGCACGGCGTCGGCATCACGGTCGACGGGCTTGCCGCCGTCGAGGCGCTCGGCGCCACCGTCGCGGACGTCACCGAACCGGCCTGA
- a CDS encoding roadblock/LC7 domain-containing protein, translated as MIVRQHALGVAASLRNEIPGIRRVLIARTDGLPFYDDGDASQHDSSAAVVATVLGIAQQSGMAFGLDGLEMTTVRGPAGSMVVYAIDDHHLLAVVTEPKVNLVLLDRVVLRLIAGMRGASTQTAAHAY; from the coding sequence ATGATCGTCAGACAGCACGCACTCGGCGTCGCGGCCTCGCTGCGCAACGAGATCCCCGGGATCCGGCGGGTCCTCATCGCCCGCACCGACGGGCTGCCCTTCTACGACGACGGCGACGCGTCCCAGCACGACAGCTCGGCGGCCGTGGTCGCGACGGTCCTGGGCATCGCGCAGCAGTCGGGCATGGCCTTCGGTCTCGACGGCCTGGAGATGACCACGGTCCGCGGCCCGGCGGGCTCGATGGTGGTCTACGCGATCGACGACCACCACCTGCTCGCCGTGGTCACCGAGCCCAAGGTGAACCTCGTGCTGCTCGACCGCGTGGTCCTGCGGCTCATCGCCGGGATGCGCGGCGCGAGCACGCAGACGGCGGCGCACGCGTACTGA
- a CDS encoding GTP-binding protein, whose amino-acid sequence MLASAPTKIVVTGPFGAGKTTFVSTLSQDPVVSTERAVSDATATVKTSTTVAMDHGGVHVEPPAGAPWPARRVGLFGTPGQQRFAFMWEMLARDMDGYVVLVDASRGESVTQARGIVSAFAGLAPYVPRLVLVSRWSDPAGSRADLAAALGTPVQSLMRCDPRDRGDATAALHVLLDGMWALSERRKHETP is encoded by the coding sequence GTGCTCGCGAGCGCACCCACCAAGATCGTCGTCACCGGACCCTTCGGCGCCGGCAAGACGACCTTCGTCTCGACCCTGTCGCAGGACCCTGTGGTCTCGACCGAGCGGGCGGTGAGCGACGCGACGGCGACGGTGAAGACCTCGACGACCGTCGCGATGGACCACGGCGGTGTGCACGTCGAGCCGCCCGCAGGCGCGCCCTGGCCTGCTCGACGGGTGGGGCTCTTCGGCACGCCGGGGCAGCAGCGCTTCGCCTTCATGTGGGAGATGCTCGCCCGCGACATGGACGGCTACGTGGTGCTGGTCGACGCGAGCCGCGGCGAGAGCGTCACCCAGGCCCGCGGCATCGTGTCGGCCTTCGCGGGTCTCGCGCCGTACGTCCCGCGCCTGGTGCTGGTGAGCCGCTGGTCCGACCCGGCGGGCTCCCGCGCCGACCTCGCCGCCGCGCTCGGCACCCCGGTCCAGTCCCTCATGCGGTGCGACCCCCGGGACCGCGGCGACGCGACCGCGGCCCTCCACGTGCTCCTCGACGGCATGTGGGCCCTCTCCGAACGAAGGAAGCACGAGACCCCATGA
- a CDS encoding ABC-F family ATP-binding cassette domain-containing protein has product MTHQHPPSSAPSSSASTPDAADLAALADGEPGVVTLHAADVTLAYGDRTVLDGIDLDVPPGHRVGLVGENGVGKSTLLRLLAGQEEPDRGTVVRPDDLGFLHQETPYPLSATVEQVVADALAEVRAVETDLAAAAAALASLTAADDDAPAGDHTPGADPEVARAAREEAEAAYATALARSDAAEVWDADRRAEITLAGLGIEHVRGRTVAQMSGGERTRLGLAALLIRQPAALLLDEPTNHLDDDAARFLAAAIAAMPGAVVLASHDRDFLDEVCTEIFDLDPTAAGVSGTLYGGAYSEYRKAKRDERAAWERRYEQEQDELADLRDSIGTTARKVSHSRDATDNNKMAYGRRGDRVQSQVSRRVRNVQQRIDTLTASQVRRPPRPLVFSPSSYGMAAGGGSGVVLSLRDVVVPGRLELAALDLTAGTKLLVTGPNGSGKSTLLQVLAGDLVPEQGTVTQAPGVGVGLLEQDVYLQDDVRSPRELFTLLGAADALAAFGLVGRKDLDRPLRELSTGQRRRVVLGMLVAQAPEVLLLDEPTNHISLTLAEELGEAVEKALGTVVVASHDRWFRRTWKGSTLTLG; this is encoded by the coding sequence ATGACCCACCAGCACCCCCCATCCAGCGCCCCTTCGAGCAGCGCCTCCACGCCCGACGCCGCAGACCTCGCCGCGCTCGCGGACGGAGAGCCCGGCGTCGTCACCCTGCACGCCGCCGACGTCACCCTGGCCTACGGGGACCGCACGGTCCTCGACGGCATCGACCTCGACGTGCCCCCCGGCCACCGGGTAGGCCTCGTCGGCGAGAACGGCGTAGGCAAGTCGACGCTGCTGCGCCTCCTCGCCGGCCAGGAGGAGCCCGACCGCGGCACGGTCGTGCGCCCGGACGACCTCGGGTTCCTGCACCAGGAGACCCCGTACCCGCTGAGCGCGACCGTCGAGCAGGTGGTCGCCGACGCCCTCGCGGAGGTCCGTGCGGTCGAGACCGACCTCGCCGCCGCGGCGGCAGCGCTCGCCAGTCTCACCGCGGCAGACGACGACGCCCCGGCCGGCGACCACACCCCAGGTGCCGACCCGGAGGTCGCCCGCGCTGCCCGCGAGGAGGCCGAGGCCGCCTACGCCACGGCCCTCGCGCGCAGCGACGCCGCCGAGGTGTGGGACGCCGACCGCCGCGCCGAGATCACCCTGGCAGGCCTGGGCATCGAGCACGTCCGCGGGCGGACCGTCGCGCAGATGTCCGGCGGCGAGCGCACCCGTCTCGGGCTCGCGGCCCTGCTCATCCGCCAGCCCGCGGCCCTGCTGCTCGACGAGCCCACCAACCACCTCGACGACGACGCCGCACGGTTCCTCGCCGCAGCGATCGCCGCGATGCCGGGCGCGGTGGTGCTCGCCAGCCACGACCGCGACTTCCTCGACGAGGTGTGCACCGAGATCTTCGACCTCGACCCGACGGCGGCCGGGGTGTCCGGGACGCTCTACGGCGGTGCGTACAGCGAGTACCGCAAGGCCAAGCGCGACGAGCGCGCGGCCTGGGAGCGCCGCTACGAGCAGGAGCAGGACGAGCTCGCCGACCTCCGGGACTCCATCGGCACGACGGCCCGCAAGGTCTCGCACTCCCGGGATGCCACCGACAACAACAAGATGGCCTACGGCAGGCGCGGCGACCGCGTGCAGTCGCAGGTCTCGCGGCGCGTCCGCAACGTGCAGCAGCGCATCGACACGCTGACCGCGTCGCAGGTGCGGCGCCCTCCCCGCCCGCTCGTGTTCAGCCCGAGCAGCTACGGCATGGCGGCCGGCGGCGGCAGCGGCGTGGTGCTCTCCCTGCGCGACGTCGTCGTCCCCGGACGCCTCGAGCTGGCAGCCCTCGACCTCACCGCGGGCACCAAGCTGCTGGTCACCGGGCCCAACGGCTCCGGCAAGTCCACGCTGCTGCAGGTCCTGGCCGGCGACCTCGTCCCCGAGCAGGGGACAGTCACGCAGGCGCCGGGCGTCGGCGTCGGGCTCCTCGAGCAGGACGTGTACCTGCAGGACGACGTGCGCTCCCCGCGCGAGCTGTTCACGCTGCTCGGTGCCGCCGACGCGCTCGCGGCCTTCGGGCTGGTGGGCCGCAAGGACCTCGACCGTCCGCTGCGCGAGCTGAGCACCGGCCAGCGCCGTCGCGTGGTGCTCGGGATGCTCGTGGCGCAGGCGCCCGAGGTGCTGCTGCTCGACGAGCCCACCAACCACATCTCGCTCACCCTCGCGGAAGAGCTCGGCGAGGCCGTGGAGAAGGCGCTCGGGACCGTGGTCGTGGCCTCGCACGACCGGTGGTTCCGGCGGACGTGGAAGGGCTCGACGCTGACGCTCGGCTGA
- a CDS encoding DeoR/GlpR family DNA-binding transcription regulator encodes MLVAERHALLLDRLARDGRVVARTVAQELGLSEDTVRRDLRELAAAGRCQRVYGGAVASSPAVADYTARTTLATESKERVGARAARLVEPGMTVLLDGGTTCLAVVRALPRDLRCTVVTHSPTVAVALLPYEDIEVLVLGGRLFRHSAVTSGAAAVEAAAAVSCDLFLLGVTGVHPEEGLTTGDADEAAMKRALARRSAETVALASEEKVGAVSRFRVLPLEEVTAVVADTQDETTTTRLRERGVTVIPVGS; translated from the coding sequence ATGCTGGTTGCCGAGAGACATGCTCTGCTGCTCGACCGCCTCGCCCGCGACGGTCGGGTGGTCGCGCGCACCGTCGCGCAGGAGCTCGGCCTCTCCGAGGACACCGTCCGCCGCGACCTGCGCGAGCTCGCCGCCGCCGGCCGGTGCCAGCGCGTGTACGGCGGCGCGGTCGCGTCGTCGCCCGCGGTCGCCGACTACACGGCGCGCACGACGCTCGCGACGGAGAGCAAGGAGCGGGTCGGGGCACGGGCTGCCCGGCTCGTCGAGCCCGGGATGACCGTGCTGCTCGACGGCGGCACGACCTGTCTCGCGGTGGTCCGCGCGCTGCCCCGCGACCTGCGGTGCACGGTCGTCACGCACAGCCCGACGGTCGCCGTCGCCCTGCTCCCCTACGAGGACATCGAGGTGCTCGTCCTCGGCGGGCGCCTGTTCCGGCACTCCGCGGTCACCAGCGGCGCCGCAGCCGTCGAGGCCGCGGCAGCCGTGTCCTGCGACCTCTTCCTGCTCGGCGTCACCGGCGTGCACCCCGAGGAGGGGCTCACCACGGGCGACGCCGACGAGGCCGCGATGAAGCGCGCCCTCGCCCGACGCAGCGCCGAGACCGTCGCCCTCGCGAGCGAGGAGAAGGTCGGGGCCGTCTCACGCTTCCGCGTGCTGCCCCTCGAGGAGGTCACCGCGGTGGTCGCGGACACCCAGGACGAGACGACGACCACCCGGCTGCGCGAGCGCGGCGTCACGGTGATCCCCGTCGGCTCCTGA
- a CDS encoding NUDIX domain-containing protein gives MTTHQQDTALLGSQPQPATSRLGVDVPDSRGRTGLDQVGRDLDRNPDVVVRDVEVTSDGWHVLRRTTFDHRRSDGTWETQQRETYDRGNGATILLYDLAAGTVLLTRQLRYPAYVNDHPDGMLVETAAGLLDDDEPEVAIRREAAEELGVEVGDLTHVFDLYMSPGSVTERLHFYVAPFTAATRTGPGGGVVEEGEDIEVLALPFDQALTMIETGEIVDGKTVILLQWARLNVFGV, from the coding sequence ATGACGACACACCAGCAGGACACCGCCCTCCTCGGTTCGCAGCCACAGCCCGCAACGTCGCGCCTCGGAGTCGACGTCCCCGACTCACGCGGCCGCACCGGCCTCGACCAGGTCGGCCGCGACCTCGACCGCAACCCCGACGTCGTGGTCCGCGACGTCGAGGTCACCTCCGACGGCTGGCACGTCCTGCGGCGCACCACCTTCGACCACCGCCGCTCCGACGGCACCTGGGAGACCCAGCAGCGCGAGACCTACGACCGCGGGAACGGCGCGACCATCCTGCTCTACGACCTCGCCGCCGGGACCGTCCTGCTCACCCGCCAGCTGCGCTACCCCGCCTACGTCAACGACCACCCCGACGGCATGCTCGTCGAGACCGCGGCAGGCCTACTCGACGACGACGAGCCCGAGGTCGCCATCCGCCGTGAGGCCGCCGAAGAGCTCGGCGTCGAGGTCGGTGACCTCACCCACGTGTTCGACCTCTACATGAGCCCGGGGTCCGTCACCGAGCGCCTGCACTTCTACGTCGCACCGTTCACCGCGGCCACCCGCACCGGACCCGGCGGCGGCGTCGTCGAGGAGGGCGAGGACATCGAGGTGCTCGCCCTGCCCTTCGACCAGGCGCTCACCATGATCGAGACCGGCGAGATCGTCGACGGCAAGACCGTCATCCTGCTGCAGTGGGCCCGGCTGAACGTGTTCGGGGTGTGA
- a CDS encoding acetylxylan esterase, protein MSSAQPAVHSPTTSTESSPTPVPVTSSAGLGAFDADDFPPLGEAVLRGPDGFDAFWQVARDEALVVDPQAERVEVLSREDGRVVTRVRFRTTDGIELGGWLSEPAEGPVRRVVVRLHGYGGAEGPHDPLDLAETAELTPVLRGLPTLGLVDGIPTTGDLHVLHGIAHRDTYVHRGCVQDAWVSLTAALRLVPGAQRVDLTGSSFGGGIGALALPLEDRVTAACLDVPSFGNHPARLETPCAGSGESVRLAVLDDPSVRDVVAYFDAATAAARVRQPVLVSAARVDPVVPPVGQLSVYYALGGPRSLLLLTAGHSEYPEQEREERLMRAAYAEWLRTGPQI, encoded by the coding sequence GTGTCCTCTGCACAGCCCGCCGTCCACAGCCCCACCACCAGCACCGAGAGCAGCCCGACGCCCGTCCCGGTGACGAGCTCGGCGGGTCTCGGCGCCTTCGACGCCGACGACTTCCCGCCCCTCGGCGAAGCGGTCCTGCGCGGCCCGGACGGCTTCGACGCGTTCTGGCAGGTCGCCCGCGACGAGGCGCTCGTCGTCGACCCGCAGGCCGAGCGGGTGGAGGTGCTCTCCCGCGAGGACGGTCGGGTGGTGACGCGCGTCCGGTTCCGCACGACCGACGGCATCGAGCTCGGCGGCTGGCTCAGCGAGCCCGCCGAGGGTCCGGTGCGCCGCGTGGTCGTCCGGCTGCACGGCTACGGCGGCGCCGAGGGACCGCACGACCCCCTCGACCTCGCCGAGACCGCCGAGCTCACGCCGGTGCTGCGCGGGCTGCCGACCCTGGGGCTCGTCGACGGCATCCCCACCACCGGTGACCTGCACGTCCTCCACGGCATCGCGCACCGCGACACCTACGTCCACCGCGGGTGCGTCCAGGACGCCTGGGTCTCCCTGACCGCCGCGCTCCGGCTGGTCCCCGGCGCGCAGCGCGTCGACCTCACCGGGTCGAGCTTCGGCGGGGGCATCGGCGCGCTCGCCCTCCCGCTCGAGGACCGCGTCACCGCGGCCTGCCTCGACGTCCCGAGCTTCGGCAACCACCCGGCACGCCTCGAGACCCCGTGCGCCGGGAGCGGGGAGTCGGTGCGGCTCGCGGTCCTCGACGACCCGTCGGTGCGCGACGTCGTCGCGTACTTCGACGCGGCGACCGCCGCTGCCCGGGTCCGGCAGCCCGTGCTCGTCTCGGCAGCCCGGGTCGACCCGGTGGTGCCGCCCGTCGGACAGCTCTCGGTGTACTACGCCCTCGGCGGCCCGAGGTCCCTGCTCCTGCTCACGGCAGGACACTCCGAGTACCCGGAGCAGGAGCGCGAAGAACGCCTGATGCGCGCCGCGTACGCGGAGTGGCTGCGCACCGGTCCGCAGATCTGA
- a CDS encoding barstar family protein: protein MTTIDDLREVDLSQKFLSYDTTNRRIDDLAARLGRRGMVPRVLRGGEMRTEPDLFRETAAALQFPLYFGKNRDAFHDVIQDLDLGPVRDGIVIIVSEPDKVLCDSERKVLRWFIEEMRDACVVWNSPVEEGQWWDRPPVPFHVVIAAPTGVLDSVEQLWATLGAEFERLQPDPEPDRQQLDG from the coding sequence ATGACCACGATCGACGACCTGCGAGAGGTCGACCTTTCTCAGAAGTTCTTGTCCTACGACACGACGAACCGGAGGATCGACGACCTGGCCGCTCGCCTCGGGCGCCGCGGGATGGTCCCGAGGGTGCTTCGAGGGGGCGAGATGCGGACCGAGCCCGACCTCTTCCGGGAGACGGCCGCTGCGTTGCAGTTCCCGCTCTACTTCGGCAAGAACAGGGACGCCTTCCACGACGTGATCCAGGACCTGGACCTGGGCCCGGTGCGCGACGGGATCGTCATCATCGTCAGCGAGCCGGACAAGGTGCTCTGCGACAGCGAGCGCAAGGTCCTCCGCTGGTTCATCGAGGAGATGCGCGATGCCTGCGTCGTCTGGAACAGCCCGGTCGAGGAGGGGCAGTGGTGGGACCGACCACCTGTCCCGTTCCACGTGGTGATCGCGGCGCCGACCGGTGTGCTCGATTCGGTCGAGCAGCTCTGGGCGACGCTCGGCGCGGAGTTCGAGCGCCTCCAGCCCGACCCTGAGCCGGATCGGCAACAGCTAGACGGCTGA
- a CDS encoding STAS domain-containing protein, with protein sequence MIDTPTGTPFDRATSSITSTTDDGATVVTLAGEIDAALRDQAGEAMVAVVLHNAPVVIDVGAVSFIDSSGLAFLVQLHRLCSESDLPLELLDPSDNLLELIGVLGMGDEFQVRRSASSDLAAGA encoded by the coding sequence ATGATCGACACTCCCACAGGCACGCCCTTCGACCGGGCGACCTCCAGCATCACGAGCACCACCGACGACGGGGCCACCGTCGTCACCCTCGCGGGCGAGATCGACGCCGCGCTCCGCGACCAGGCCGGCGAGGCCATGGTCGCCGTCGTCCTCCACAACGCACCGGTCGTCATCGACGTCGGTGCGGTGTCCTTCATCGACTCCTCCGGCCTCGCCTTCCTGGTCCAGCTGCACCGCCTCTGCTCGGAGAGCGACCTGCCCCTCGAGCTGCTCGACCCCTCGGACAACCTGCTCGAGCTCATCGGCGTGCTCGGCATGGGTGACGAGTTCCAGGTCCGCCGGTCGGCGTCGTCCGACCTCGCGGCCGGGGCCTGA
- a CDS encoding exonuclease SbcCD subunit D — MRILHTSDWHLGRTLHGVDLLDHQAAYLDHLVELVRSESVDAVVVAGDVYDRAIPPVEAVTLLSTALARLAEITQVVVTPGNHDSATRLGFGAELWREGVHVRARVADIGRPVELETTDGAPALVYALPYLDPDAARTVLREEDEPPLARSHEAVTGAAMRRVRADLAARGATVSARPRSLVVAHAFVVGGEASESERDIRVGGVDTVPAAVLEGVDYVALGHLHGAQRVATGGGTVGRYSGSPLAYSFSEMRQRKSTALVDLGPDGVVGEPQLVPAPVPRRLSEVSGSLDDLLGAAGEAHVDDWVRVTVTDPARPREMNARLKARFPHVLAMAHRPPERSARESLTLAVTTASDPLVVAADFVAHVTGAQPDVRESAALRHAFETAAAAERSA, encoded by the coding sequence ATGCGGATCCTGCACACCTCTGACTGGCACCTGGGCAGGACCCTGCACGGCGTCGACCTCCTCGACCACCAGGCCGCCTACCTCGACCACCTCGTCGAGCTCGTGCGCAGCGAGTCCGTCGACGCCGTGGTGGTGGCCGGCGACGTGTACGACCGCGCCATCCCCCCGGTCGAGGCCGTCACCTTGCTCTCGACCGCGCTCGCGCGCCTCGCCGAGATCACCCAGGTGGTGGTGACCCCCGGGAACCACGACTCGGCGACCCGCCTGGGCTTCGGCGCCGAGCTGTGGCGCGAGGGAGTCCACGTCCGGGCGCGGGTCGCCGACATCGGCCGACCGGTCGAGCTCGAGACGACCGACGGCGCCCCTGCCCTCGTCTACGCCCTGCCGTACCTCGACCCTGACGCGGCTCGCACTGTGCTCCGCGAGGAGGACGAGCCGCCGCTCGCCCGGTCGCACGAGGCCGTCACCGGAGCCGCGATGCGCCGGGTGCGCGCCGACCTCGCCGCTCGTGGTGCGACGGTGTCGGCCCGTCCGCGCTCGCTCGTGGTGGCGCACGCCTTCGTCGTCGGCGGCGAGGCCTCCGAGTCCGAGCGGGACATCCGCGTCGGCGGCGTCGACACCGTGCCGGCAGCCGTCCTCGAGGGTGTCGACTACGTCGCCCTCGGCCACCTGCACGGCGCGCAGCGCGTCGCGACGGGCGGCGGGACCGTAGGCCGGTACTCCGGCTCGCCCCTCGCGTACTCGTTCTCCGAGATGCGGCAGCGCAAGTCGACCGCCCTCGTCGACCTCGGGCCGGACGGTGTCGTCGGTGAGCCTCAGCTCGTCCCCGCTCCCGTACCCCGCCGCCTCAGCGAGGTGAGCGGGTCGCTCGACGACCTGCTCGGCGCAGCTGGCGAGGCGCACGTCGACGACTGGGTCCGCGTCACCGTCACCGACCCCGCGCGACCGCGTGAAATGAACGCACGGCTCAAGGCGCGCTTCCCGCACGTCCTGGCCATGGCGCACCGACCCCCTGAGCGGTCCGCCCGCGAGTCGCTCACCCTCGCCGTCACGACAGCGAGCGACCCGCTGGTCGTCGCCGCAGACTTCGTCGCGCACGTGACCGGGGCGCAGCCCGACGTCCGCGAGTCGGCGGCACTCCGGCACGCCTTCGAGACGGCCGCCGCGGCAGAGCGGAGCGCCTGA